In one Sphingomonas sp. AP4-R1 genomic region, the following are encoded:
- a CDS encoding efflux RND transporter permease subunit, giving the protein MLHLVKLALSRPYTFIVLAIMILLSGTMAWLRTPTDIFPNIKIPVIAVVWSYNGLPPKDMSGRVITYFEQELSTTVNDIDHVESQSLAGVGVVRIFFQPNVDIRTATAQVTSISQTVLKNMPPGITPPMILNYNASTVPIVQLALSSKNLSEQKIFDLGQTAIRPSLAAIPGASIPTPYGGRQRQIQIDLDPAALEARHLSAADVSAALAAQNQIVPAGTARIGRHEFNIQLNNSPEDFNALNDLPIKTGEGGTVYIRDVAHVRDGSPPQANVVRVNGGRAVLMMVLKSGFTSTVEIVDNVKALIPQLKLSLPSSLKIDLLSDQSIFVRAAVSGVVHEGVTAAALTSLMILLFLGSWRSTVIIAASIPLAVLAAVAGLAISGETLNVMTMGGLALAVGILVDDATVTIENINWHLEQGKTVTGSILDGAEQIVRPALVSLLCICIAFVPMFFLPGVAGFLFAPMAKAVVFAMIASFVISRTLVPTMGNYLLREHAAPHTTEQMVTHDAEVGHPHSRNPLRRFQHGFEVRFERIRAGYVEMLRLALAGRGRFLGGFMAVVVLSFALVPFLGRNFFPSVDAGQINMHVRAPSGTRIEETAALFDKIEDRIRKTIPRDQLGSIVDNIGLPVSNVNRAYMNSGSVGPQDGDILVSLTMEHGPTEEFVKQLRRTLPVEFTGTTFSFLPADMVSQILNFGAPAPIDVMISGKDAGANKAYADLLVARMKRVAGLADVRLQQADDYPQIDINVNRSQASTVGLTENDVTRSLSINLAGSLQTAPVFWLNPENGVSYPIVAQVPQHRIATMSQMENLPISSGSGDRFQILGALGSVAREASPAVVSHYSAKRSYDVYATLQGRDLGAVAADINRIIKETEKDKPVSATVVLRGQVQTMNTAFTGLILGLAGAILLIYMLLVVNFQSWTDPAVIVSALPAALGGIAWMLFATGTPLSVPALTGAIMCMGVATANSVLVVTFARERLTETGDALLAAIEAGSTRFRPVMMTALAMIIGMGPMALGLGEGGEQNAPLGRAVIGGLICATIATLVFVPSLFSLAHRQRLHAPAPGDAADASGDIAYAE; this is encoded by the coding sequence GTGCTCCATCTGGTGAAGCTCGCGCTGTCGCGGCCCTACACCTTCATCGTGCTGGCCATCATGATCCTGCTTTCGGGCACGATGGCATGGCTGCGGACGCCCACCGACATCTTCCCGAACATCAAGATCCCGGTGATCGCGGTCGTCTGGAGCTATAACGGCCTGCCGCCCAAGGACATGTCCGGCCGCGTCATCACCTATTTCGAGCAGGAACTGTCGACTACCGTCAACGACATCGATCATGTCGAAAGCCAGTCGCTCGCCGGGGTCGGCGTCGTCCGCATCTTCTTCCAGCCCAATGTCGATATCCGCACCGCGACAGCGCAGGTCACGTCGATCTCGCAGACGGTGCTGAAGAATATGCCGCCCGGCATCACTCCGCCGATGATCCTGAACTACAACGCATCGACCGTGCCGATCGTGCAGCTGGCGCTATCGTCGAAGAATCTTTCCGAACAGAAGATCTTCGATCTGGGCCAGACGGCGATCCGCCCCTCGCTCGCCGCCATTCCCGGCGCCTCGATCCCGACGCCCTATGGCGGGCGCCAGCGCCAGATCCAGATCGATCTCGATCCCGCCGCGCTCGAAGCGCGCCATCTCTCGGCCGCCGACGTGAGCGCCGCGCTGGCGGCCCAGAACCAGATCGTCCCGGCCGGCACCGCGCGCATCGGCCGCCACGAATTCAACATCCAGCTCAACAACAGCCCCGAAGACTTCAACGCGCTGAACGATCTGCCGATCAAGACCGGCGAAGGCGGCACGGTCTATATCCGCGATGTCGCCCACGTCCGCGACGGATCGCCGCCGCAGGCCAACGTCGTTCGCGTCAACGGCGGCCGCGCCGTGCTGATGATGGTGCTGAAGAGCGGCTTTACCTCGACCGTCGAGATCGTCGACAACGTCAAGGCGCTGATCCCCCAGCTCAAGCTTTCGCTACCCTCCTCGCTCAAGATCGATCTGCTGTCAGATCAGTCGATCTTCGTCCGCGCGGCCGTGTCCGGCGTGGTGCATGAGGGCGTCACCGCCGCCGCTCTTACCAGCCTGATGATCCTGCTGTTTTTGGGATCGTGGCGCTCGACCGTGATCATAGCCGCCTCGATCCCGCTCGCGGTGCTGGCGGCGGTGGCGGGGCTCGCCATTTCCGGCGAGACGCTGAACGTGATGACGATGGGCGGCCTCGCGCTCGCCGTCGGCATCCTCGTCGACGACGCGACCGTGACGATCGAGAACATCAACTGGCATCTCGAACAAGGCAAGACCGTCACCGGGTCGATCCTCGACGGCGCAGAGCAGATCGTGCGGCCGGCGCTCGTGTCGCTGCTGTGCATCTGCATCGCCTTTGTGCCGATGTTCTTCCTGCCCGGCGTCGCCGGATTCCTGTTCGCGCCGATGGCCAAGGCGGTGGTGTTCGCGATGATCGCCTCGTTCGTCATCTCGCGCACCCTGGTGCCGACGATGGGCAATTATCTGCTGCGCGAACATGCGGCCCCGCACACGACGGAACAGATGGTGACGCATGACGCCGAGGTCGGCCATCCGCACTCGCGCAATCCGCTTCGCCGCTTCCAGCACGGATTCGAGGTCAGGTTCGAGCGGATCCGCGCCGGCTATGTCGAGATGCTGCGCCTCGCGCTGGCCGGTCGCGGCCGCTTTCTCGGCGGATTCATGGCGGTCGTCGTCCTGTCGTTCGCGCTGGTGCCGTTCCTGGGTCGGAACTTCTTTCCCTCCGTGGACGCGGGGCAGATCAACATGCACGTCCGCGCGCCTTCAGGCACCCGGATCGAGGAGACCGCCGCGCTCTTCGACAAGATCGAGGACCGGATCCGCAAGACGATCCCGCGCGACCAGCTCGGCTCCATCGTCGACAATATCGGCCTGCCGGTATCGAACGTGAACCGGGCCTACATGAATTCCGGCAGCGTCGGCCCGCAGGACGGCGACATCCTGGTCTCGCTCACCATGGAGCATGGCCCGACCGAAGAGTTCGTGAAGCAACTGCGGCGTACGCTGCCCGTGGAATTCACCGGCACCACCTTCTCGTTCCTACCCGCCGACATGGTGAGCCAGATCCTGAACTTCGGCGCGCCCGCCCCGATCGACGTGATGATCAGCGGCAAGGATGCCGGCGCGAACAAGGCCTATGCGGATCTGCTGGTCGCGCGCATGAAGCGCGTCGCGGGGCTTGCCGACGTCCGCCTCCAGCAGGCCGACGATTATCCGCAGATCGACATCAACGTGAACCGCAGCCAGGCCAGCACCGTCGGCCTGACCGAGAATGACGTGACGCGCAGCCTGTCGATCAATCTGGCCGGCAGCCTGCAGACCGCGCCCGTCTTCTGGCTCAATCCCGAAAACGGCGTGTCCTATCCGATCGTCGCACAGGTGCCGCAGCACCGGATCGCCACGATGAGCCAGATGGAAAATCTGCCCATCTCCAGCGGGTCGGGCGATCGGTTCCAGATCCTCGGCGCGCTGGGGTCGGTTGCGCGCGAAGCGTCGCCAGCGGTGGTGTCACATTATTCGGCGAAGCGCTCCTACGACGTCTATGCGACCCTTCAGGGTCGCGATCTTGGCGCCGTCGCCGCCGACATCAACCGGATCATCAAGGAGACCGAAAAGGACAAGCCGGTGAGCGCGACAGTCGTGCTGCGCGGCCAGGTGCAGACGATGAACACGGCCTTCACCGGCCTGATCCTCGGCCTCGCGGGTGCGATCCTGCTCATCTACATGCTGCTGGTCGTCAATTTCCAGTCGTGGACTGACCCCGCCGTGATCGTCTCGGCGCTGCCGGCAGCACTCGGCGGCATCGCCTGGATGCTGTTTGCCACGGGCACTCCCTTGTCCGTCCCGGCCCTAACCGGCGCGATCATGTGCATGGGCGTCGCCACCGCCAATTCGGTGCTGGTCGTCACCTTCGCCCGCGAACGGCTGACCGAGACGGGTGACGCCCTTCTGGCCGCGATCGAGGCGGGCAGCACGCGCTTTCGCCCGGTGATGATGACCGCGCTCGCGATGATCATCGGCATGGGGCCGATGGCGCTGGGGCTGGGTGAAGGCGGCGAGCAGAATGCGCCGCTCGGCCGCGCCGTGATCGGCGGCCTGATCTGCGCCACCATCGCCACCCTCGTCTTCGTGCCCTCCCTCTTCAGCCTTGCCCATCGCCAGCGCCTCCACGCGCCCGCGCCGGGCGATGCGGCCGACGCTTCCGGAGATATCGCCTATGCAGAATGA
- a CDS encoding efflux RND transporter periplasmic adaptor subunit encodes MQNDPLPDQKIRKRLRVAGAVAAIAAIGVVAAGTISRASQTKEAQQWADNTAVSTVHLITVSGNEEGQPLILPATMQAWVGSKLYARVPGYVRSWQHDIGAHVSAGESLGVIDTPELDQQIVAARAQLDMATAAQKLATSTAARWNDLLSDRSVSKQEADEKNGDLATKKAAVNAAKANLGQLMAMKAFAVIRAPFAGTLTARNADIGDLVGPNASAQRPIFAVAQTSRIRIYANVPQSYSAQMRPGVKAQLVLPDYPGRSFTAEIIGNSGAIDTQTGNLQIQLAADNADGALKPGGFAQVKFALPARTDVVEVPSSTLIYRGTSPQVATVDPTGHIHMRPLILGRDLGRTVEILSGLHSGDHIVDNPPDSLAEKDLVKVGAASNA; translated from the coding sequence ATGCAGAATGACCCTCTTCCCGATCAGAAGATCCGCAAGCGGCTCCGGGTCGCGGGCGCCGTCGCGGCGATCGCCGCGATCGGCGTAGTTGCGGCGGGCACCATCTCACGCGCCAGCCAGACGAAGGAGGCCCAGCAGTGGGCGGACAATACGGCCGTGTCGACCGTCCACCTGATCACGGTCTCGGGCAATGAAGAGGGCCAGCCGCTGATCCTGCCAGCCACCATGCAGGCCTGGGTCGGCTCAAAGCTCTATGCGCGGGTGCCCGGTTATGTCCGCTCCTGGCAGCACGACATCGGCGCGCATGTCTCGGCGGGCGAGTCTCTAGGCGTGATCGACACGCCGGAACTCGATCAGCAGATCGTCGCCGCGCGCGCCCAGCTCGACATGGCCACCGCCGCCCAAAAACTCGCGACCAGCACGGCCGCGCGCTGGAACGATCTGCTTTCCGATCGCTCCGTTTCGAAGCAGGAGGCCGACGAGAAGAATGGCGACCTTGCGACCAAGAAAGCAGCGGTCAATGCGGCCAAGGCCAATCTCGGCCAGCTGATGGCGATGAAGGCGTTCGCCGTCATCCGCGCGCCGTTCGCCGGAACGCTCACCGCCCGAAATGCCGACATCGGCGATCTCGTCGGACCCAATGCGAGCGCGCAGCGCCCGATCTTCGCTGTCGCCCAGACCAGCCGGATACGCATTTATGCCAATGTCCCGCAAAGCTATTCGGCGCAGATGCGGCCGGGCGTGAAGGCCCAACTGGTTCTGCCCGACTATCCGGGCCGATCCTTCACCGCCGAGATCATCGGCAATAGCGGCGCGATCGATACCCAGACCGGCAATCTCCAGATTCAGCTCGCCGCCGACAATGCCGATGGCGCGCTCAAGCCCGGCGGCTTCGCGCAGGTGAAATTCGCTTTGCCCGCGCGAACCGACGTGGTGGAGGTGCCGTCCAGCACGCTGATCTATCGCGGCACCTCCCCCCAGGTGGCGACGGTGGACCCCACCGGGCATATCCATATGCGCCCGCTGATCCTCGGCCGCGATCTGGGCCGGACGGTGGAAATCCTGTCCGGCCTCCACAGCGGCGACCACATCGTCGACAATCCGCCGGACTCGCTGGCCGAAAAGGATCTCGTGAAGGTCGGGGCGGCGAGCAATGCCTGA
- a CDS encoding efflux transporter outer membrane subunit: MPDRRLRRWAVLLPALLGGCSFAPDYHPPKTEPVAAFKESGLWQPAQPADTTIAADWWRQFGDPTLDQLETQVASSNPTLAAALARYDQARGFLTQTRAATLPDVGVTADLSRNRQSDDRPLRSDAQPTYYGAHTLEAQFGFELDLWGRIRNMVAAGKAEVMASADDLAEIRLSLQTELARQYFALRGYDRQIAVLTQTVDAFAQADHLTRRRVSGGVASELDATRSGTLLAEARAQLADVQSQRAQTEHGIATLIGENPSRFTLAAAQIDLQRPQVPTALPSTLLERRPDIAAAERRMFSANAQIGVARAAFFPAIRLGGGIGYQGTALSSLITAPNTLWSAGVSSLLPLFDGGRRRGSLAVARARWTETTASYRGKVLQAFQEVEDNLATLRYLQTQLDAEQDAVRQAAAGESLSLSKYTKGAAIYLDVVTAQTTALRTRLTLISLETRNLQASARLMTALGGGWTRSRPS, encoded by the coding sequence ATGCCTGATCGCCGGTTGCGGCGCTGGGCCGTCCTGCTGCCCGCTCTGCTGGGCGGCTGCTCGTTCGCGCCGGACTATCATCCGCCCAAAACCGAGCCGGTCGCAGCCTTCAAGGAAAGCGGCCTGTGGCAGCCCGCGCAGCCCGCTGACACTACGATCGCCGCCGATTGGTGGCGGCAGTTCGGAGATCCGACACTCGATCAGCTGGAGACGCAGGTCGCCTCCTCAAATCCCACCCTTGCCGCGGCGCTAGCCCGTTACGATCAGGCGAGAGGCTTCCTGACGCAGACGCGAGCAGCCACCCTGCCCGATGTCGGCGTGACGGCCGATCTGTCGCGCAACCGGCAATCGGATGACCGACCTCTCCGCAGCGACGCCCAGCCAACCTATTATGGCGCGCATACCCTCGAAGCGCAGTTTGGCTTCGAACTCGATCTGTGGGGGCGGATCCGCAACATGGTCGCGGCGGGAAAGGCCGAAGTCATGGCCTCGGCGGACGATCTCGCCGAGATTCGCCTGAGCCTCCAGACCGAGCTCGCTCGCCAATATTTCGCCCTGCGCGGCTACGATCGCCAGATCGCGGTCCTGACCCAGACCGTGGATGCCTTCGCACAAGCCGATCATCTGACGCGGAGGCGCGTGTCGGGCGGGGTCGCATCCGAGCTGGACGCCACCCGCTCGGGCACGCTGCTGGCGGAAGCGAGAGCGCAACTGGCCGACGTGCAATCGCAGCGCGCGCAGACCGAGCATGGGATCGCGACGCTGATCGGGGAAAATCCGTCCCGCTTCACGCTTGCCGCCGCCCAGATCGATCTGCAGCGCCCCCAAGTGCCGACCGCCCTGCCCTCCACGCTGCTCGAACGCCGGCCCGACATTGCGGCAGCCGAACGCCGCATGTTTTCTGCCAACGCGCAGATCGGCGTAGCCCGTGCCGCCTTCTTTCCGGCAATCCGTCTCGGCGGTGGGATCGGTTATCAGGGAACCGCCCTTTCCAGCCTGATCACGGCACCCAACACATTATGGTCGGCGGGCGTCTCGAGTCTTCTGCCGCTCTTCGATGGTGGGCGGAGACGAGGATCGCTCGCCGTGGCCCGCGCCCGCTGGACCGAAACGACGGCCTCCTATCGTGGCAAGGTGCTGCAGGCATTCCAGGAGGTGGAGGACAATCTGGCCACGCTCCGTTACCTCCAGACACAACTGGACGCCGAGCAGGATGCGGTGCGGCAAGCCGCTGCCGGTGAATCCCTTTCGCTGAGCAAATATACGAAAGGCGCGGCTATCTATCTCGACGTCGTAACCGCGCAAACAACAGCACTCCGAACGCGCCTGACACTGATCAGCCTCGAGACACGTAATCTCCAGGCCAGCGCACGACTCATGACAGCGCTGGGAGGTGGCTGGACACGGTCGAGACCATCATAG
- a CDS encoding tyrosine-type recombinase/integrase: protein MGLSSFDPAFHELRPWNEGRVVGAKRALKPQQVWAIRFWLDQHRRLRDRALFDFAIDSKLRGCDVVKIRIGDIVAGGRIRDRAVVVQQKTKRPVQFELVEPARKTLLAWLERRGGTLNDFVFPSRNDYMGHMSTRQYARLVREWVTGIGLQAQDYGTHSLRRTKASIIYKATGNLRAVQILLGHSKIESTVRYLGVDVEDALELSERTEI, encoded by the coding sequence ATGGGGCTGTCATCGTTTGATCCTGCCTTCCATGAACTTCGCCCTTGGAATGAGGGGCGCGTCGTCGGTGCCAAACGTGCTCTGAAGCCGCAACAGGTCTGGGCCATCCGCTTTTGGCTCGACCAGCATCGGCGGCTACGAGACCGGGCGCTTTTCGACTTCGCCATCGACAGTAAGCTTCGCGGTTGCGACGTGGTCAAGATTCGCATCGGCGATATCGTCGCGGGTGGACGTATCCGGGATCGCGCGGTCGTGGTCCAGCAGAAGACCAAACGTCCGGTGCAGTTCGAACTAGTCGAGCCTGCCCGTAAAACATTGCTCGCGTGGCTTGAGCGGCGCGGTGGCACCTTGAATGATTTCGTCTTCCCGTCGCGCAATGACTACATGGGCCATATGAGCACGAGGCAATATGCACGTCTCGTTCGCGAATGGGTGACGGGCATCGGCCTTCAGGCTCAGGACTACGGCACGCATTCACTACGGCGCACCAAGGCGTCGATAATTTACAAGGCAACCGGCAACCTCCGTGCCGTTCAGATCCTGCTCGGTCATTCCAAGATTGAAAGCACCGTTCGTTACCTCGGCGTTGATGTCGAGGATGCCCTCGAATTGTCAGAAAGAACCGAAATCTGA
- a CDS encoding LysR family transcriptional regulator, whose amino-acid sequence MDSLGVLAMFVQAAETRSFTATGKAFGVSASAVGKAIARLEDRLGTRLFHRSTRIVTLTHEGALFLERSRRILAEMEAAELELSHTRGAPRGRLRISLPLVGMLMMPTLTAFMRAWPAVELDLDFTDRIVDVIDEGFDAVIRTGEPNDSRLMARMLGQFRFRLVGSPDYLATYGIPVSAPELAVHRCLRHRFPSTGRLDEWPLVWPGDTRPTLPATAVASTIEPLICMAESGLGLACLPEFAVRQQVERGALVCVLDDALRGGGTFRILWPPSRYLAPKTRLFVDFVAERLFAPSQLPGAHGPME is encoded by the coding sequence ATGGATAGCTTGGGGGTGCTCGCGATGTTCGTGCAGGCGGCAGAGACGCGCAGCTTTACCGCCACGGGTAAGGCCTTCGGCGTTTCCGCGTCGGCAGTCGGCAAGGCGATTGCCCGGCTGGAGGATCGGCTGGGCACTCGGCTGTTCCATCGCTCCACCCGCATTGTCACGCTTACGCATGAGGGCGCACTATTTCTCGAACGCTCTCGCCGCATCCTGGCCGAGATGGAGGCGGCGGAACTCGAGCTGTCGCACACTCGTGGCGCGCCGCGCGGTCGGCTGCGGATCAGCCTGCCGCTGGTCGGCATGCTGATGATGCCAACGCTGACCGCGTTCATGCGCGCCTGGCCTGCGGTCGAACTCGATCTCGATTTTACCGATCGCATCGTCGACGTGATCGACGAGGGCTTCGATGCGGTCATCCGAACCGGCGAGCCGAACGACTCCCGGCTGATGGCCCGCATGCTGGGCCAGTTCCGCTTTCGTCTGGTCGGTTCGCCCGACTATCTGGCCACTTATGGCATCCCCGTGAGCGCACCCGAACTCGCGGTGCACCGCTGTCTACGTCATCGCTTTCCCAGCACGGGGAGGCTTGACGAATGGCCTCTCGTCTGGCCCGGAGACACGCGACCGACGCTGCCGGCCACCGCGGTAGCGAGCACGATTGAGCCTTTGATCTGCATGGCCGAAAGTGGACTGGGGCTCGCCTGCCTGCCCGAGTTCGCGGTACGTCAACAGGTCGAGCGCGGCGCGCTGGTCTGTGTGCTGGACGATGCATTACGCGGGGGAGGCACGTTCCGAATCCTTTGGCCGCCTAGCCGGTACCTCGCACCTAAGACACGGTTGTTTGTAGATTTTGTCGCCGAACGGCTGTTCGCTCCATCCCAACTTCCGGGAGCTCATGGCCCGATGGAGTAA
- a CDS encoding MFS transporter produces MATTIDTTVREEARFPWSALLALAMAGFITILTEALPAGLLPQIGEGLSVSPSMAGQIVTIYAIGSLMAAIPLTAATQGMRRRPLLLATIAGFGIANTITAFSSSYPLTMTARFAAGVSAGLLWALLAGYAARMVSDRLQGRAIAVAMVGTPLALSLGIPAGTLLGGVIGWRACFGLMSVLTLMLILWVLAKVPDFAGQATAQRRTLCSVLVISGVRPVLIVTLAFVLAHNILYTYIAPLLAAMGILGRIDLTLLFFGLASLLGIWIVGALIDHHLRALTLSSVALFAISVLALRLGEGVLPAIYAGVALWGLAFGGAATLFQTALARTAGDATDLAQSMLVTAWNMAIAGGGIVGGILLDTIGASAFVPATLCLLVPTFVVAWSARTRGFPTSIGAD; encoded by the coding sequence ATGGCGACGACGATCGATACGACGGTACGGGAAGAGGCGCGTTTCCCCTGGTCGGCCTTGCTGGCCTTGGCGATGGCAGGGTTCATCACCATCTTGACCGAGGCCTTGCCCGCCGGGCTGCTCCCGCAAATCGGCGAGGGCCTCTCGGTGTCCCCGTCAATGGCGGGGCAGATCGTCACGATCTACGCCATCGGCTCGTTGATGGCAGCAATACCCCTGACGGCAGCGACACAAGGCATGCGGCGCCGGCCGCTCCTGCTGGCCACAATCGCCGGTTTCGGGATCGCCAACACGATCACAGCATTTTCCTCATCCTACCCGCTGACGATGACCGCCCGGTTCGCGGCCGGGGTGTCGGCCGGGCTGCTATGGGCGCTGCTGGCCGGTTATGCCGCCCGTATGGTGAGCGATCGACTGCAGGGTCGCGCCATTGCCGTTGCCATGGTGGGTACGCCCTTGGCGCTGTCGCTGGGCATTCCGGCAGGCACGCTCCTCGGCGGCGTGATCGGCTGGCGCGCCTGCTTCGGGTTGATGAGCGTGCTGACGCTGATGCTCATCCTATGGGTGCTGGCAAAGGTGCCGGATTTCGCAGGCCAGGCCACGGCACAACGCCGCACGCTGTGCAGCGTGCTGGTCATTTCCGGCGTACGCCCGGTCCTGATCGTGACGCTGGCCTTCGTACTTGCCCATAACATCCTCTACACATACATCGCACCGCTTTTGGCGGCGATGGGCATCCTTGGGCGGATCGACCTCACGCTGCTTTTCTTCGGGCTCGCCTCGCTCCTCGGCATCTGGATCGTCGGTGCTCTGATCGATCATCATCTGCGCGCGCTGACGCTCAGCAGCGTCGCTCTGTTCGCGATCTCCGTGCTGGCCCTTCGCCTCGGTGAGGGCGTTCTTCCTGCGATCTACGCAGGCGTCGCGCTCTGGGGCCTCGCGTTCGGCGGTGCGGCGACCCTATTCCAGACCGCGCTGGCGCGCACGGCGGGTGATGCGACCGATCTTGCCCAGTCGATGCTGGTGACCGCCTGGAACATGGCGATCGCCGGCGGTGGGATCGTGGGTGGCATCCTGCTCGATACCATCGGCGCTTCGGCCTTCGTGCCGGCAACACTGTGCCTGCTCGTCCCCACCTTCGTCGTCGCGTGGAGTGCCCGCACACGCGGCTTCCCCACCAGCATCGGCGCGGACTGA
- a CDS encoding ABC transporter substrate-binding protein — protein MPILQSTPSTSVGIGDIMVRGTVGLCILLLSGCHSAEQPRGNRTLTATIGYPEPHTVFAPGGGGGGPAFTSSKVLERLARYNADQTFSPVLAERWVIAPDAKSIDLVLRKNVKWHDGKPFTAEDVAFSVRDYWKKYYPDSILDFLEDVTVKSPTELTIRFSRPVPEFSLLKLMAGPANYVLPKHLYEGKDILLNPVNNAPVGTGPWKFKQWVRGSYEEFEKNPDYWVRGEPKLDKLIVRWWREPASRAAAFETGELDVGVSNPVPLGDVQRLQKNPKLNVSFQEEGLAVSVYFNVHNPVLSDRRVRQALLHAIDKKFIADTIYHGLAKPATGPILSSDKLYYTDQLPRYDYDPKLAARLLDEAGYSVKADGTRFRVNLVASGWSEENGKVGSYLKQVLGDLKIPAILRVPDRANSLKALYTDYDFDIAYSQGGGTPDEPVPELALLYTKAGISKGLIFRNASRYTSPAMEDLVGKITVEVDPAKRKQLIQAFARLAMTDVPEAPIVEWPAHIITQRDVRINSQAAAFYTDSWGSATKGK, from the coding sequence TTGCCGATTTTGCAATCAACTCCTAGTACTTCTGTAGGAATAGGAGATATTATGGTTCGCGGGACGGTCGGTTTGTGCATTTTGCTCCTTTCCGGATGTCATTCGGCCGAGCAGCCACGCGGCAATCGGACGCTGACGGCCACGATCGGCTACCCCGAGCCCCACACGGTTTTCGCGCCCGGCGGCGGCGGCGGCGGGCCGGCCTTCACCAGCAGCAAGGTGCTGGAACGCCTCGCGCGCTATAATGCCGACCAGACCTTTTCGCCGGTGCTGGCAGAGCGCTGGGTGATCGCCCCCGACGCAAAGAGCATCGATCTTGTCCTGCGCAAAAACGTGAAGTGGCATGACGGCAAGCCGTTCACCGCCGAGGATGTCGCATTCAGCGTGCGTGATTATTGGAAGAAATATTATCCGGACAGCATCCTCGATTTCCTTGAGGACGTGACGGTCAAAAGCCCCACCGAACTGACGATTCGTTTCAGCCGCCCGGTTCCCGAATTCAGCCTCCTGAAGCTGATGGCAGGCCCGGCCAATTATGTGCTGCCCAAGCACCTCTACGAGGGCAAGGACATCCTCCTGAACCCGGTCAACAATGCGCCGGTCGGCACGGGGCCTTGGAAGTTCAAACAGTGGGTGCGCGGCAGTTACGAGGAGTTCGAGAAGAACCCCGATTACTGGGTACGCGGCGAACCGAAGCTCGACAAGCTGATCGTGCGCTGGTGGCGCGAGCCGGCCTCCCGAGCGGCGGCATTCGAGACGGGCGAACTGGATGTCGGCGTTTCCAATCCGGTGCCGCTCGGCGACGTCCAGCGCCTGCAGAAGAATCCGAAGCTGAACGTGTCCTTCCAGGAGGAAGGCCTCGCCGTCTCGGTTTATTTCAATGTCCACAACCCGGTGCTGTCGGATCGGCGCGTGCGACAGGCATTGCTGCACGCAATCGACAAGAAGTTCATCGCCGACACGATCTATCACGGGCTCGCCAAGCCCGCGACCGGCCCGATCCTGAGCTCCGACAAGCTCTATTATACCGACCAGCTGCCCCGTTACGATTATGATCCAAAGCTCGCCGCGCGCCTGCTGGACGAGGCGGGATATTCGGTGAAGGCAGACGGCACCCGCTTCCGCGTCAATCTCGTCGCCAGCGGCTGGTCCGAAGAAAATGGCAAGGTCGGCAGCTACCTGAAACAGGTGCTCGGCGATCTGAAGATTCCGGCGATCCTGCGGGTGCCGGATCGGGCCAATTCGCTGAAGGCCCTTTATACCGATTATGATTTCGACATCGCCTATTCGCAGGGCGGCGGCACGCCGGACGAACCGGTGCCCGAGCTGGCGCTGCTCTATACGAAGGCCGGTATCTCGAAGGGCCTGATCTTCCGGAATGCATCGCGCTACACCTCCCCCGCGATGGAGGATCTCGTCGGCAAGATCACCGTCGAGGTGGACCCTGCGAAACGCAAGCAGCTGATCCAGGCATTTGCGCGTCTCGCCATGACCGATGTGCCGGAGGCGCCGATCGTGGAGTGGCCAGCCCATATCATCACGCAGCGCGATGTTCGCATCAACTCGCAAGCTGCCGCCTTCTACACCGATTCCTGGGGCAGCGCGACGAAAGGAAAGTAG